A genomic region of Oncorhynchus mykiss isolate Arlee chromosome 2, USDA_OmykA_1.1, whole genome shotgun sequence contains the following coding sequences:
- the LOC110492825 gene encoding fez family zinc finger protein 1-like, translating to MDSALYHSAGIFGTPSASRNLTAGGNMITSTKPLAFSIERIMARTPEPKSIPFPNLFHHTPVGKADPKQALNMTSSSLHCMIPLVPLAYEPGHKLNMNGLDTSHFDASSYNSNELVSIGLNYKNEQPDLSSSVGQYKLFRPRVVNQSSFHAMGAVCYLNCGQSACPPPASIVNIHPMASYFLNTPLQHARQRAFLAEKNKVSHCADRYASGVKDISQTQLHHYMKESAQIISDKLFKGSSKLNSGCPSGKPKVFTCEVCGKVFNAHYNLTRHMPVHTGARPFICKVCGKGFRQASTLCRHKIIHTQEKPHKCNQCGKAFNRSSTLNTHTRIHAGYKPFVCEFCGKGFHQKGNYKNHKLTHSGEKQFKCNICNKAFHQVYNLTFHMHTHNDKKPFTCPTCGKGFCRNFDLKKHMRKLHDLSGSQSPATLTTGETD from the exons ATGGACAGTGCGCTCTACCACTCAGCGGGAATTTTCGGCACCCCCTCGGCTTCTAGAAACTTGACTGCGGGCGGAAACATGATCACCTCCACCAAGCCTCTCGCTTTTTCGATCGAACGGATTATGGCCAGGACGCCCGAGCCAAAGTCGATACCTTTCCCCAACCTGTTCCATCACACTCCGGTGGGCAAAGCGGACCCGAAGCAGGCGCTCAACATGACTTCATCATCACTGCATTGCATGATACCATTAGTGCCATTGGCATACGAACCGGGTCATAAACTAAATATGAATGGATTAGATACGAGTCACTTTGACGCTTCCTCGTATAATTCAAATGAGTTGGTCAGCATTGGTTTGAACTATAAGAACGAACAACCAGATCTGAGCTCGTCGGTGGGACAATACAAACTTTTTCGACCACGGGTGGTAAACCAGTCATCTTTTCATGCCATGGGAGCTGTGTGCTACCTGAACTGCGGGCAGAGTGCATGCCCACCCCCAGCCAGCATCGTAAACATCCACCCCATGGCCTCCTACTTTCTCAACACTCCACTGCAGCATGCACGCCAGAGAGCTTTCCTCGCGGAGAAAAATAAAGTGTCTCACTGTGCAGACAGATACGCATCCGGAGTTAAAGACATTTCCCAAACTCAACTCCATCACTACATGAAAGAGAGCGCACAGATTATATCGGACAAACTATTCAAGGGCTCTTCCAAATTGAACAGTGGTTGCCCAAGCGGCAAACCCAAAGTATTCACCTGCGAGGTTTGCGGAAAG GTGTTCAACGCCCACTACAATTTAACGCGCCATATGCCCGTGCACACTGGAGCGAGACCATTCATCTGCAAAGTATGCGGCAAGGGATTTCGACAAGCAAGCACCCTTTGTCGCCACAAAATTATTCATACTCAG GAAAAGCCTCATAAATGCAACCAATGTGGAAAAGCGTTCAACCGGAGTTCAACTCTTAACACTCACACACGAATCCATGCAGGTTACAAACCCTTCGTCTGTGAGTTCTGCGGCAAAGGATTTCACCAAAAAG GTAATTACAAGAACCACAAATTGACGCACAGCGGGGAGAAACAGTTCAAATGCAACATCTGTAACAAGGCCTTCCACCAAGTGTACAACCTGACGTtccacatgcacacgcacaatGACAAGAAGCCCTTCACGTGCCCGACTTGCGGCAAGGGATTCTGTAGGAACTTTGACCTGAAAAAGCACATGCGAAAACTACACGATCTCTCTGGATCCCAATCCCCTGCCACTCTCACCACAGGCGAAACTGACTAA